The following are encoded together in the Lathyrus oleraceus cultivar Zhongwan6 chromosome 3, CAAS_Psat_ZW6_1.0, whole genome shotgun sequence genome:
- the LOC127129220 gene encoding protein yippee-like At3g11230 codes for MGRLFLIDLEGKLYSCKHCQTPLAHAEHYVSTGSHFSYGLAYVFHKVVNVSYGEREERMIMPGFDDSTIILIYCVKCGSNVGWKFESAYDLNPWETTIMLPRSEVLVPGEVPNMRLPARS; via the exons ATGGGAAGACTTTTCTTGATCGATCTTGAAGGAAAACTCTACAGCTGCAAGCATTGCCAGACACCTTTAGCCCATGCTGAGCATTACGTTTCAACG GGTTCACATTTCTCTTATGGGCTGGCTTATGTTTTTCACAAAGT TGTAAATGTTTCGTACGGAGAGAGAGAAGAACGGATGATTATGCCAGGATTCGATGATTCTACTATCATCCTCATATACTGTGTCAAATGCGGGTCCAATGTTGGATGGAAATTC GAGTCGGCTTACGACCTAAATCCGTGGGAAACGACGATTATGCTTCCAAG GTCAGAGGTATTGGTGCCTGGTGAAGTCCCGAACATGCGTTTGCCTGCTCGCTCTTGA
- the LOC127129221 gene encoding protein yippee-like At3g08990: MGRLFLIDLEGDLYSCKHCKTAFALVDDIISKSFQCRHGKAYLFDKVVNVSVGEKENRKMLTGMHTVVDIFCVTCGSIVGWKYEIANEKSQKYKEGKFILERYKVLGPDGSEYMPPLDDAEDA, from the exons ATGGGAAGACTTTTTCTGATCGATCTGGAAGGAGACTTGTATAGCTGCAAGCATTGCAAGACTGCTTTTGCCCTTGTTGATGATATTATTTCCAAG TCTTTCCAATGCAGGCATGGAAAGGCTTATCTTTTTGATAAAGT TGTGAATGTCTCGGTCGGAGAGAAAGAAAACCGGAAAATGTTGACGGGAATGCATACTGTCGTTGACATATTCTGTGTTACATGTGGATCCATTGTTGGATGGAAATAT gagattgcTAATGAGAAGTCTCAGAAGTACAAAGAAGGAAAGTTTATCCTTGAAAG GTATAAGGTTTTGGGGCCAGATGGATCCGAATACATGCCTCCTCTAGATGACGCTGAAGATGCTTGA